The following coding sequences are from one Plasmodium knowlesi strain H genome assembly, chromosome: 9 window:
- a CDS encoding SET domain-containing protein 7, putative has protein sequence METILRRLRRSSRKKKKMVEVDTVDEGDWAHAETLDLEGDTYGYPDKKEKKSVRKNELENEKRQDTSDDVYTYHDELGGGSSQAMGKYLTRSFSRANGNVTNGSTDFANEYYIKKKRGERHGHTNGGEYDRDNTLEYEVSRKKGATRHAHLQFKKYAGETKEFSEVDEEVESYPEVDMDAMHEELSQGGVYDQEEQHEYVEEEEEEEEEYAYNEADVKDEYAEEGVDEYAEEYADAYVDEEAYEEFPDKVADEEADGPPDEVDEEELPDVDGGANSMHQRERRKSCMNQVQVRQQKKTMPDEHEGTSVGDRKTTDTLEELEGNEEYVEENLEVYNNEQIDEQVEIAHVKGKGRCMFTRKELEAGSIIFVEKPLIIITPDLNEDLWTYLNKLNNEECFELPLKWHYAALCTITTLNDSDLKACIDKWIPEPDRDADADVFNVLNKVCDKKIAKNGKVQYFFMKKLIDPKIYDRIIQVWHYNAFGHHTDNEGLVLYNRISMLAHSCNSTACWHYGTNDSFVLRARVKLAVGDELTISYLGDDDLYKSSNIRREKLTNWLFVCMCSRCTNPIDKSRGFKCSMCGVGTFFIKSEYDDEIPIVTKCSICESEISESTAYEYIEYEKSYIERLQDTDKTDLPDALAVYVQAEKIFTQHWIMYQLYTILFEGYRDACKWEKAIYYQTQRIKYAVDVIPRANYVLAWLYEELGEVHANSISTDILQSERDFTISYEEKKRICSYFLKSIHLLEILCGYSHDYLKDSLNKYYRIDSLTSTDAPQIEE, from the exons ATGGAGACAATTCTTAGGAGACTCAGAAGATCcagtcggaaaaaaaaaaaaatggtagaaGTTGACACAGTTGACGAGGGAGATTGGGCCCATGCGGAGACGCTCGATTTGGAAG GAGACACATATGGCTACCCcgataagaaggaaaaaaaaagtgttaggAAAAACGAacttgaaaatgaaaagcgaCAAGACACCTCGGACGACGTTTATACATATCATGATGAATTGGGGGGTGGTAGTAGTCAGGCGATGGGAAAATATCTCACGAGATCCTTTTCACGAGCAAATGGAAACGTAACAAATGGGAGCACCGATTTTGCGAACGAGTACtacataaagaagaagagaggCGAAAGACATGGACACACCAACGGGGGAGAGTACGATCGTGATAACACACTGGAATATGAAGTTAGCCGCAAAAAGGGTGCCACCAGACATGCGCATCTAcagtttaaaaaatatgcaggCGAAACGAAGGAGTTCTCGGAGGTCGATGAAGAGGTGGAGTCTTATCCCGAGGTGGACATGGATGCCATGCATGAGGAGCTGTCCCAGGGGGGCGTTTACGACCAGGAGGAGCAGCATGAGTATgtagaggaggaggaagaagaagaagaagagtaCGCTTACAATGAAGCCGACGTGAAAGACGAATATGCTGAAGAGGGGGTTGACGAATATGCAGAGGAATATGCAGATGCATATGTAGATGAAGAGGCTTACGAGGAATTCCCTGACAAAGTAGCCGACGAAGAGGCGGACGGACCGCCTGACGAAGTGGATGAGGAGGAACTCCCTGACGTGGACGGAGGCGCCAACTCCATGCACCAGCGCGAAAGGCGCAAAAGTTGCATGAACCAAGTGCAAGTCCGGCAGCAGAAGAAAACGATGCCGGATGAACATGAAGGAACAAGCGTCGGAGACAGAAAAACCACAGACACACTGGAAGAATTAGAGGGGAACGAGGAATACGTAGAGGAAAACCTAGAAGTATATAACAATGAGCAGATAGATGAACAAGTAGAGATTGCACAcgttaaaggaaaaggcagaTGTATGTTTACAAGGAAAGAATTAGAAGCAGGGAGCATTATATTTGTGGAGAAACCGTTGATAATTATTACCCCCGATCTGAATGAAGACCTATGGACctatttaaataaattgaaCAATGAAGAATGTTTCGAGCTACCGCTCAAGTGGCATTATGCTGCATTATGCACCATTACGACACTTAATGATAGTGACTTGAAGGCTTGTATTGATAAGTGGATTCCTGAACCCGACAGGGATGCAGATGCAGATGTATTCAACGTGTTAAATAAGGTGTGCGATAAAAAGATCgccaaaaatgggaaagtacaatatttttttatgaaaaaattgatagACCCGAAAATATACGATAGGATCATACAGGTGTGGCACTACAATGCCTTTGGCCATCACACAGACAACGAGGGACTGGTTCTGTACAACC GCATTTCCATGCTCGCGCACAGCTGCAACTCGACTGCCTGCTGGCACTACGGAACCAACGACAGCTTTGTCTTGCGCGCCAGAGTGAAGCTAGCCGTGGGCGACGAGCTAACCATATCATACCTCGGAGATGACGACTTGTACAAATCTTCCAATA taagaagagaaaagctTACCAACTGGTTATTCGTTTGCATGTGCAGCAGATGTACAAATCCGATTGATAAGTCAAGGGGGTTCAAATGTTCCATGTGCGGCGTAG GGACCTTCTTCATCAAGAGCGAGTACGATGACGAAATTCCCATAGTGACCAAATGCAGCATCTGCGAGTCGGAAATATCAGAATCCACGGCATATGAGTACATCGAGTACGAGAAAAGTTACATAGAGAGGTTGCAGGACACAGACAAAACAGATCTCCCAGATGCACTAGCCGTGTACGTACaggcagaaaaaatatttacacaaCACTGGATTATGTACCAATTGTACACAATTCTTTTTGAGGGGTATAGAGACGcatgcaaatgggaaaaggcTATATATTACCAAACGCAGCGAATAAAATATGCTGTGGACGTCATTCCAAGAGCAAATTATGTTCTGGCTTGGTTGTACGAGGAACTCGGGGAAGTTCACGCGAACTCCATAAGCACTGATATTTTGCAGTCGGAAAGGGATTTTACTATTTCTTATGAGGAGAA gAAGCGAATTTGCTCGTATTTCCTCAAGTCCATCCATCTGCTGGAAATCCTCTGTGGGTATTCCCACGACTACCTGAAGGATTCATTA AACAAATACTACCGCATTGACAGTTTAACAAGCACGGATGCTCCGCAAATCGAAGAATAG
- a CDS encoding falcipain-like protein: MEYHMEYSNDSSHKPEKELFMEKSFGGRKDKGKKRFLYVLSVAAICLVAGSAFYFTRTEKTNDDNNNDDMIINTLLKSPGGKKFIISKLTELVASYDKEGNLQEQKPSNELISFVDKNEKSEENFRKRFGNLKNGKKIVDINFADSRFLMTNLENVNSFYLFIKEHGKKYQTPDEMQQRYLSFVENLAKINAHNNKENVLYKKGTNQYSDMSFEEFRKTMLTLRFDLTRKIGNSPHVSNYDDVLKKYKPADAVVDNEKYDWREHNAVSEIKNQDLCGSCWAFGAVGAVESQYAIRKNQHILISEQELVDCSDKNFGCYGGLASSAFDDIIDLGYLCSESEYPYVGFKPRTCEIRKCKEKYTIKSYVSIPEDKYKEAIQFLGPLTLGLTVNDDFYYYQEGIFTSDCTEEPNHEVMIVGYGVEETFNSELNANEKHYYYIIKNSWGVSWGEKGFMRIETDELGLKKTNNMTDAYVPLLD; this comes from the coding sequence atggaatatCACATGGAGTATTCGAACGATAGTTCTCATAAACCGGAGAAGGAACTATTTATGGAGAAATCGTTTGGTGGTCGAAAggacaaggggaaaaaaaggttccttTATGTTTTGTCCGTTGCAGCTATATGCCTTGTAGCAGGTTCGGCATTTTACTTTACAcgaacagaaaaaacaaatgatgaTAACAATAACGATGATATGATTATTAACACTTTGTTGAAAAGtccaggaggaaaaaaatttattatttccaaGTTAACCGAACTGGTTGCTTCATAtgataaggaaggaaatctCCAGGAACAAAAACCATCCAACGAATTGATTTCCTTTGtggacaaaaatgaaaagagtgaagaaaatttcaGAAAACGTTttggaaatttaaaaaatggaaagaaaatagTGGATATCAATTTTGCGGACTCCAGATTTTTGATGACGAAtttggaaaatgtaaattcaTTCTATCTTTTTATTAAAgagcatggaaaaaaatatcaaactCCAGATGAAATGCAACAGAGATATTTATCCTTTGTAGAAAatttagcaaaaataaatgcacacaataataaagaaaatgttttgtacaaaaaaggaacaaaccaGTACAGTGACATGAGCTTTGAGGAGTTCCGAAAGACCATGCTAACTTTACGATTTGACTTAACTAGAAAAATTGGCAATTCACCCCACGTGAGTAATTACGATGATGTATTAAAGAAATACAAACCCGCAGATGCTGTGGTCGACAATGAGAAGTATGACTGGCGAGAACACAACGCAGTgagcgaaataaaaaatcaagACTTATGTGGTTCATGCTGGGCCTTTGGAGCTGTAGGGGCTGTGGAATCCCAGTACGCCATTCGAAAAAATCAACACATATTAATAAGTGAACAAGAATTGGTAGATTGTTCTGATAAAAACTTTGGCTGCTATGGTGGTTTAGCTTCCTCTGCTTTTGATGATATAATTGACTTAGGGTATTTGTGCTCCGAAAGCGAATATCCCTACGTTGGATTCAAACCTCGTACATGTGAAATCCGtaaatgcaaagaaaaatacaccATCAAAAGTTACGTTAGCATTCCTGAGGACAAATATAAAGAGGCTATTCAGTTCCTTGGACCTCTAACTTTGGGACTGACTGTGAATGACGACTTCTACTACTACCAGGAGGGAATCTTCACTTCCGACTGTACAGAAGAACCAAACCATGAAGTTATGATTGTGGGTTATGGTGTGGAGGAAACTTTCAACAGTGAATTAAATGCTAATGAGAAACATTactattacattattaaaaaCTCCTGGGGAGTTTCGTGGGGTGAAAAAGGATTCATGAGAATTGAGACGGACGAGTTGGGTTTGAAAAAGACCAACAACATGACCGATGCATATGTCCCCCTGCTTGACTAG
- a CDS encoding falcipain-like protein: MEYHVQYNTQEPINAEKKTFLGQGYIDKTFLRKKKNSLILLSVSAICIFVCSAFYFTRTSNTDGGITYQIADNVDDDYVINFLLKSKNGKKFIASKVQELISTYSKDKENTSTQNGGIFKRFAKSNKCAGNNCSVGPYRMNATEVQTVPQAYLQNPLIDAKFLMTNLENVNSFYLFIKEHGKKYQTPDEMQHRYLSFVENLAKINAHNNKENVSYKKGMNRFGDMSFEEFEKKYLTLKTFDFKSNGLKSTRFISYDDVIHKYKPKDGTFDYLKHDWRELNAVTPVKDQKNCGACWAFSTVGVVESQYAIRKNELVSLSEQEMVDCSFKNNGCDGGLIPRAFEDMIEMGGLCKGKEYPYVDTTPELCYIDRCKKKYKVTAYVEVPQVRFKEAIKFLGPISVSINANDDFTYYEGGLFDGSCSISPNHAVILVGYGMEAMYDAMSRQYEKRYYYLLRNSWGEKWGENGYMKIQTDEFGLLKTCDLGEEAYVALIEEI, from the coding sequence ATGGAATACCACGTGCAGTACAATACCCAGGAACCTATAAACGCGGAAAAGAAGACCTTCCTGGGACAAGGATACATTGATAAAACCTttttgaggaagaaaaaaaacagcctCATCCTCCTGTCCGTCTCGGCCATCTGCATATTCGTGTGCTCCGCATTTTACTTCACCAGAACCTCAAATACTGATGGAGGTATTACGTACCAAATTGCCGACAATGTAGACGATGATTACGTAATAAACTTTTTACTaaagagcaaaaatggaaaaaaatttatagcATCCAAAGTGCAGGAGTTAATATCAACGTATAGCAAGGATAAGGAAAACACCTCCACTCAGAATGGAGGCATTTTTAAACGCTTTGCAAAGAGTAACAAATGCGCAGGAAATAATTGCAGTGTTGGTCCTTACAGGATGAATGCAACTGAGGTACAAACTGTACCCCAAGCGTACCTACAGAACCCTCTAATTGACGCAAAATTTTTGATGACTAAtttggaaaatgtaaattcaTTCTATCTTTTTATTAAAgagcatggaaaaaaatatcaaactCCAGATGAAATGCAACATAGATATTTATCCTTTGTAGAAAATTtggcaaaaataaatgcacacaataataaagaaaatgtttcgtacaaaaaaggaatgaatcGTTTTGGAGATATGTCCTTtgaagaatttgaaaaaaaatatttgaccTTAAAAACTTTCGACTTTAAATCAAATGGTTTAAAATCCACACGATTCATCAGTTACGACGACGTAATTCATAAATACAAACCAAAAGATGGCACCTTCGATTACCTAAAACATGACTGGAGAGAATTAAACGCTGTAACCCCTGTGAAGGACCAAAAGAACTGTGGTGCCTGCTGGGCATTCAGTACAGTAGGAGTTGTCGAGTCGCAATACGcaattagaaaaaatgaattagtTTCCCTCAGTGAACAAGAAATGGTAGATTGCTCCTTCAAAAATAATGGCTGTGATGGAGGTCTCATCCCTCGTGCTTTTGAGGACATGATTGAAATGGGAGGACTTtgcaaaggaaaggaatatcCCTATGTAGATACAACACCAGAACTTTGCTACATTGACAGATGCAAAAAGAAGTATAAGGTAACAGCCTACGTGGAGGTACCCCAAGTTAGATTTAAAGAAGCAATAAAATTTTTAGGTCCCATAAGTGTAAGCATTAATGCAAATGATGATTTTACCTACTACGAGGGAGGCCTCTTTGATGGTTCATGTTCAATCTCCCCTAACCACGCCGTCATCCTTGTTGGCTACGGAATGGAAGCAATGTATGATGCTATGAGCCGACAGTATGAGAAACGCTACTACTATTTGCTCAGAAATTCTTGGGGAGagaaatggggagaaaatgGATACATGAAGATTCAAACGGATGAGTTCGGATTGCTGAAAACTTGTGACCTGGGTGAGGAGGCCTACGTTGCTTTAATTGAAGAAATTTAA
- a CDS encoding falcipain-like protein, with protein sequence MEYQVEYTSNDSAKSEKEAFVQNSYNQTNGKGRRRFLYVLSVAAICLVAGSAFYFTRTEKTNDDNNSDDVIINTLLKSPGGKKFIISKLTELVASYDKEGNLQEQKPSNELISFVDRNEKSEENFRKRFGNLKNGKKIVDINFADSRFLMTNLENVNSFYLFIKEHGKKYQTPDEMQQRYLSFVENLAKINAHNNKENVSYKKGMNRFGDMSFEEFEKKYLTLKTFDFKSNGLKSTQLISYDDVINRYKPKDDKFDHTKYDWRLHRGVTPVKDQGDCGSCWAFSTVGVVESQYLIRKNELVSISEQQMVDCSLQNNGCDGGFIPRALEDIIEMKGLCSTEAYPYVGEVPEKCKYDMCDRKYKINSFFEIPEFKFKEAVRYLGPISVNIAVSDDFAFYQGGIFNGECGRTTNHAVILVGFGAEDVYDSDMNTTRKRYYYIIKNSWGVSWGERGFIRMETDINGYRKPCLLGLEAFGVLVE encoded by the coding sequence ATGGAGTATCAGGTTGAATATACTTCTAACGATTCTGCTAAATCTGAGAAGGAGGCTTTTGTACAGAACTCGTATAatcaaacaaatggaaaaggaaggaggagatTCCTTTATGTTTTGTCCGTTGCAGCTATATGCCTTGTAGCAGGTTCTGCATTTTACTTTACAcgaacagaaaaaacaaatgatgaTAACAATAGCGATGATGTGATTATTAACACTTTGTTGAAAAGtccaggaggaaaaaaatttattatttccaaGTTAACCGAACTGGTTGCTTCATATGATAAGGAAGGAAACCTCCAGGAGCAGAAACCATCCAACGAATTGATTTCTTTTGTGgacagaaatgaaaagagtgaagaaaatttcaGAAAACGTTttggaaatttaaaaaatggaaagaaaattgtGGATATCAATTTTGCCGACTCCAGATTTTTGATGACGAAtttggaaaatgtaaattcaTTCTatctttttataaaagaacaTGGAAAGAAATATCAAACACCAGATGAAATGCAACAGAGATATTTATCTTTTGTAGAAAatttagcaaaaataaatgcacacaataataaagaaaatgtttcgtacaaaaaaggaatgaatcGTTTTGGAGATATGTCCTTtgaagaatttgaaaaaaaatatttgaccTTAAAAACCTTCGACTTTAAATCAAATGGTTTAAAATCTACACAATTGATCAGCTACGATGACGTAATTAACAGGTACAAGCCAAAGGATGATAAGTTCGATCATACTAAATACGATTGGAGACTACACAGAGGTGTTACTCCTGTGAAGGACCAAGGGGATTGCGGATCTTGCTGGGCATTTAGCACAGTAGGAGTGGTTGAATCACAATATTTAATCAGGAAAAACGAATTAGTATCCATAAGCGAGCAACAAATGGTAGATTGCTCCTTACAAAACAATGGCTGCGATGGAGGTTTCATCCCCCGTGCCCTTGAGGACATCATTGAAATGAAAGGACTGTGCTCAACTGAAGCTTATCCATATGTAGGAGAAGTTccagaaaaatgcaaatatgATATGTGTGATAGGAAGTACAAAATTAATAGCTTCTTTGAAATTCCTGAATTCAAATTTAAAGAGGCTGTTAGGTATCTTGGACCCATAAGTGTGAATATAGCTGTAAGTGATGATTTTGCTTTTTACCAGGGAGGTATATTTAACGGGGAATGTGGCCGTACGACGAACCATGCCGTCATTCTTGTCGGTTTTGGAGCTGAAGATGTGTACGACTCTGATATGAATACTACCAGGAAGCGCTactattacattattaaaaaCTCCTGGGGAGTTTCGTGGGGTGAAAGAGGATTCATTCGTATGGAGACCGACATAAATGGGTACAGAAAGCCCTGTCTCCTTGGCCTGGAAGCCTTCGGTGTCCTCGTGGAGTAA
- a CDS encoding AP2 domain transcription factor, putative, producing the protein MNPYTHLWTARLNVWKVGNTPLLRRIPHLRLKKCLHVSPLCRDRKSSLCLTQTGKNSLLRKSGANDATPGSTVTPQANEQANFMQYVFKWGIGNKFRSDPENRFHPVHLSRAKEVTIRKDYFDSVNENIKYEELNEQWEVFWFENNKLNAKPFPIKKYGIESAKREAIKFFEHLKENNRINVRPHYESGVEGVHYDVVTNCWVAFYRQRNFPVCRSFSAEYHGFETAKKLAIERVKKGK; encoded by the exons ATGAATCCATACACACACCTATGGACCGCGCGCTTAAATGTATGGAAAGTGGGAAACACTCCGCTACTGCGGAGAATCCCTCACCTGCGGCTAAAGAAATGCTTGCATGTAAGCCCTCTATGTAGAGATAGGAAGAGTTCACTGTGCCTCACGCAAACTGGTAAAAATTCACTCCTCCGTAAATCGGGGGCAAACGACGCGACCCCTGGTAGTACGGTGACACCCCAAGCAAATGAACAGGCCAACTTTATGCAATATGTTTTTAAGTGGGGAATAGGAAACAAGTTTCGCTCTGATCCAGAGAACAG GTTCCACCCCGTGCACCTTAGTCGTGCGAAAGAAGTTACCAtcaggaaagactacttcgATTCAGtcaatgaaaatataaagtaCGAAGAACTCAATGAGCAGTGGGAAGTGTTCTGGTTTGAAAATAACAAACTGAATGCTAAGCCCTTCCCCATTAAGAAGTACGGGATAGAATCAGCCAAGAGGGAAGCTATCAAATTTTTCGAACatttaaag GAAAACAACCGCATTAATGTCAGGCCCCATTACGAATCTGGCGTGGAAG GGGTCCATTACGATGTCGTAACAAACTGCTGGGTTGCATTCTACCGACAGAGGAACTTTCCTGTGTGCAGGTCCTTTTCAGCCGAGTACCATGGGTTCGAAACGGCAAAGAAATTAGCCATAGAGAGGGTTAAGAAGGGCAAATAG